A genomic region of Nymphaea colorata isolate Beijing-Zhang1983 chromosome 2, ASM883128v2, whole genome shotgun sequence contains the following coding sequences:
- the LOC116246824 gene encoding uncharacterized protein LOC116246824, protein MQDREIFPLTTLQIGDIQSYLSRTFLYFATESSKIFILVDNRPWLTNKLSKPKHVWQYLVAKYRVSPFANTRARHNNNFDSRSNSSPELTDVDELKRRHRWSPVIDAAKWRKKTFFQHMELCQTLHGFIVFEVAWKDVCGINYLNELQTDTSLALEVKHMKKWEFNTVEQASSSISSWFSGTDSEIRSFVFNLDLLSSRDSCLGCRSPNAGSPCSLTGVRPSMGSLIEDIALEHLTSTPKSANETQRCSASDCTEKNILAKQRSAGCIADHSTQSSGEISDIDSVQKSVGFKKLFGVEPIESSTVLDATQYGNSLLQFRFNDRDLPFKLNEIITPNLRLLTLLEFGLPSWVLFFQSYPVFVRIYRPWMKPLVRILYVVASIVTVLIASYDLYKNVPVFRATAVLLFKPLFDWIESWDMISRIKYVATMLFLHHLGKVIERILSTWNSVRPFVSSLTKPFLEPLFEAAEFLLPFWSTFIGTLEDTCSSIWMALEATYVAAVDLVELILWPVQSLLSMIWTIASSFVYPLFSSLWEVLTTPIRILLALVNYAMSLLSNLFEILVDSWQLASSTSAVIEAKATAEEVSILKSFWNVLYSQIFRAVRSILNGLVAFCVSCNRHRLSIYNHMQKFLLQLSRLLQMDPYTCHHQEKSCGRCRAEDHACKLK, encoded by the exons ATGCAGGATCGTGAAATCTTTCCCTTAACAACTTTGCAGATTGG AGATATACAATCTTATCTGTCCAGGACCTTCTTGTACTTTGCTACTGAGAGCAGTAAGATTTTTATCTTGGTTGACAACAGACCGTGGTTGACTAATAAATTATCGAAACCAAAACATGTCTGGCAATATTTGGTTGCCAAG TACCGAGTATCTCCTTTTGCAAATACCAGAGCAAGGCATaacaacaattttgattcaagaagcAACAGTAGCCCTGAACTTACTGATGTTGATGAGTTGAAAAGACGACATAGATGGTCCCCTGTAATTGATGCAGCAAAATGGCGCAAAAAGACCTTTTTCCAGCACATGGAGCTTTGTCAAACTTTGCATGGATTCATAGTCTTTGAGGTGGCATGGAAGGATGTCTGTGGGATCAATTATCTAAATGAGCTTCAG ACAGATACTAGTCTAGCTTTGGAAGTGAAGCATATGAAAAAATGGGAATTCAATACAGTTGAGCAGGCATCTTCTAGCATTTCCTCATGGTTCTCAGGAACTGACTCAGAGATTCGCtcatttgtttttaatttgGATCTTCTATCCAGTCGAGATTCTTGTCTTGGATGCCGTTCTCCAAATGCTGGTTCTCCATGTTCACTAACTGGTGTCAGGCCATCGATGGGTTCCCTCATAGAGGACATTGCTCTTGAGCACCTTACTTCAACTCCTAAATCTGCAAATGAAACACAAAGGTGTAGTGCAAGTGATTGCACTGAGAAGAACATATTGGCTAAGCAGAGAAGTGCAGGATGCATCGCAGATCACAGCACCCAGAGCTCTGGAGAGATCTCAGACATTGATTCGGTTCAAAAGTCTGTTGGatttaaaaagttatttggTGTAGAACCTATAGAATCAAGTACAGTCCTTGATGCCACTCAGTATGGAAATTCTTTGCTCCAGTTTAGGTTTAATGACCGTGACCTTCCATTCAAGCTAAATGAGATAATTACGCCTAATCTGAGACTTCTTACTTTACTAGAGTTCGGCCTTCCTTCTTGGGTTCTTTTCTTCCAGTCTTATCCAGTATTTGTCAGGATTTATCGACCCTGGATGAAGCCTTTAGTAAGGATACTTTATGTTGTGGCTTCTATTGTTACTGTGCTCATTGCATCGTATGATCTGTACAAGAATGTTCCAGTTTTCAGGGCAACTGCGGTGTTACTGTTTAAGCCACTTTTTGATTGGATAGAGTCATGGGATATGATTTCTAGGATTAAGTATGTTGCAACAATGCTTTTCCTACACCATCTCGGTAAAGTTATCGAGAGGATTTTATCAACATGGAATTCTGTGAGGCCTTTTGTGTCCTCACTGACAAAGCCTTTTCTAGAGCCACTTTTTGAAGCTGCGGAGTTCCTATTGCCATTTTGGAGTACCTTCATTGGGACATTAGAGGATACATGTTCTTCCATTTGGATGGCTCTGGAGGCAACATATGTTGCAGCAGTTGATTTAGTGGAGCTCATCCTCTGGCCAGTCCAGTCGCTACTTTCCATGATTTGGACCATTG CATCTTCCTTTGTATATCCTCTATTCTCCTCACTATGGGAGGTCTTGACGACTCCCATCCGCATCCTTCTTGCATTGGTAAATTATGCAATGTCACTGCTCTCAAACCTGTTTGAGATATTAGTGGATTCCTGGCAATTGGCTTCTAGCACTTCTGCAGTGATAGAAGCAAAGGCAACTGCAGAAGAAGTCTCTATCCTGAAGTCCTTCTGGAATGTTCTTTATTCTCAG ATTTTCCGTGCTGTTCGGAGTATATTGAATGGACTTGTTGCATTTTGTGTTTCTTGCAACCGGCATCGACTAAG TATCTACAATCATATGCAGAAGTTTCTCCTTCAGCTTTCTCGACTGCTGCAAATGGATCCCTACACTTGTCATCATCAAGAAAAGTCTTGTG GACGGTGCCGCGCAGAAGACCACGCCTGCAAACTAAAATGA
- the LOC116247632 gene encoding ubiquitin carboxyl-terminal hydrolase 5 encodes MESSSCVSEMTPEEEMAVIREIIDSSESRVKEGDSFYLITLRWWQEWLDYVHRGISGVANNASSSCANDCELEDSTISKRPSRIDNSELIYDMACEEEPETSAELHDSLTEGHDFILLPEEVWKQLYIWYGGGPTLSRKVISSGSPETGLCVEIYLLRLLLILMPKGEQAFIRISKQETIGELCKRACDIFDLTADQICIWNYYGHKKQALMNDMDKTLNDANIKMDQEILLELNDDGVACGGCMSSVQDNGSAGKESASLLAEPCKSNVSIAGGLSASKGVTRSCSSEISQSQFLASPMGEVDGSEGTNGVVVRGSTGGLTGLLNLGNTCFMNSAIQCLVHTPEFARYFREDYHQEINWQNPLGMVGELAMAFGELLRKLWSPGRAPVSPRPFKTKLARFAPQFSGYNQHDSQELLAFLLDGLHEDLNRVKFKPYIKSKDADGRPDEEVADEYWANHIARNDSIIVDVCQGQYKSTLVCPVCGKVSITFDPFMYLSLPLPSTKTRSMTLMVFTSDGSALPTPCTVTVAKHGKCKDLIQAVSSACSLKTGEKLLLAEIRSHLIHRFLDDPLVSLSTIKDDDHLAAYKLPKFEKNTTFLQLIHRRQDVEPNNAHSKMVWKPYGTPLVAPILQDVNTRGDIQKIVRVMLAPMRRAERSEPSEPEKAKVAAEQVSEGLHGRDECSACPMGKEQNGQEEASSIKLPLQLVDENNVCIDLSIGEDKPIRLSTSSSSILVFIDWSEKDLEKYDTHYLDNLPEVFKYGNVNKKSRTEPRAESLSLYTCLEAFLREEPLVPEDMWYCPQCKERRQASKKLDLWRLPEVLVIHLKRFSYSRSVKHKLENFVNFPIHDLDLTNYVANKNSGRRQLYELYALSNHYGGMGSGHYTAHIKILEENRWYNFDDSHISTITEEEVKSAAAYVFFYRRVKGEAGSTSNGSISPAEQEKLSCKK; translated from the exons GTGGTGGCAAGAATGGCTTGACTATGTTCATCGTGGGATATCGGGTGTTGCTAACAATGCTTCCTCTTCATGTGCTAATGATTGTGAATTGGAAGATTCTACTATTTCAAAGAGGCCTTCACGCATTGACAATTCagaattgatatatgatatggcATGTGAAGAGGAGCCTGAGACAAGTGCAGAATTGCATGACAGCCTAACAGAAGGGCATGACTTTATATTACTTCCTGAAGAAGTTTGGAAGCAATTATACATTTG GTATGGTGGGGGCCCAACCTTGTCCAGAAAGGTGATTAGTTCAGGTTCTCCTGAGACCGGATTGTGTGTAGAAATCTATCTTCTTCGCCTTCTGCTAATTCTTATGCCAAAAGGAGAACAGGCATTCATAAGAATAAGTAAACAG GAGACCATTGGAGAACTCTGTAAAAGGGCGTGTGACATATTTGATCTGACAGCAGACCAG ATATGCATTTGGAACTATTATGGCCATAAGAAACAAGCCTTGATGAATGATATGGATAAAACACTCAATGATGCTAATATAAAGATGGACCAGGAG ATTTTGTTGGAGTTGAATGATGATGGGGTGGCTTGTGGTGGTTGCATGAGTTCCGTGCAGGATAATGGCTCTGCTGGGAAAGAATCTGCTTCTCTCTTGGCAGAGCCTTGTAAGTCAAATGTGTCTATTGCTGGAGGTTTATCCGCAAGCAAAGGTGTTACCAGAAGTTGCAGCTCAGAGATATCACAGAGTCAATTTCTAGCTTCTCCGATGGGCGAAGTTGATGGTTCAGAGGGAACAAATGGTGTGGTAGTGAGGGGAAGCACAGGCGGTTTGACTGGATTGCTGAATCTTGGAAACACTTGTTTCATGAATAGCGCAATTCAGTGTCTTGTGCATACACCAGAGTTTGCTAGATACTTTCGCGAAGATTATCATCAAGAAATAAACTGGCAGAACCCTTTGGGAATGGTT GGTGAACTTGCGATGGCCTTTGGAGAGCTGCTGAGAAAATTGTGGTCTCCTGGACGTGCACCCGTCTCTCCTCGGCCCTTTAAGACAAAATTAGCTCGCTTTGCACCTCAATTCAGTGGGTACAATCAGCATGACTCACAG GAGCTCTTGGCATTTTTGTTAGATGGACTTCATGAAGACCTGAATCGTGTAAAATTCAAGCCTTATATAAAGTCAAAGGATGCTGATGGTAGGCCAGATGAAGAAGTTGCTGATGAATATTGGGCAAATCATATTGCACGAAATGATTCCATAATTGTTGATGTTTGTCAA GGTCAATACAAGTCAACATTAGTTTGCCCTGTTTGTGGGAAGGTTTCTATTACTTTTGATCCTTTCATGTACCTTTCACTTCCATTACCATCAACAAAAACCCGCTCGATGACACTCATGGTCTTCACTAGTGATGGAAGTGCACTTCCAACACCATGCACTGTAACCGTGGCCAAGCATGGTAAATGCAAAGATCTAATCCAAGCAGTTAGCAGTGCTTGCTCATTGAAAACAGGGGAGAAGCTTCTACTTGCAGAG ATCCGCAGTCATTTGATTCACCGTTTCCTGGATGATCCTTTAGTCTCCCTATCCACCATAAAGGATGATGATCACCTCGCTGCATATAAGCttccaaaatttgaaaagaacaCAACTTTTCTGCAATTAATACACCGTCGGCAAGATGT GGAGCCTAATAATGCTCACAGCAAGATGGTCTGGAAACCTTATGGGACGCCCCTTGTTGCACCCATCTTACAAGATGTTAATACGAGAGGGGATATTCAAAAAATTGTTCGGGTGATGCTTGCTCCCATGCGAAGAGCCGAAAGGTCAGAGCCATCAGAACCAGAGAAAGCAAAAGTGGCAGCAGAGCAAGTCTCTGAAGGGCTTCATGGAAGAGATGAATGTTCAGCTTGTCCAATGGGAAAGGAGCAAAACGGTCAGGAAGAGGCCAGTTCCATCAAGCTGCCTCTTCAATTGGTAGATGAGAACAATGTCTGCATTGATCTATCCATTGGAGAAGATAAACCGATCCGGCTTTCAACTTCTTCATCATCCATTTTAGTCTTTATTGATTGGTCTGAGAAAGATTTAGAGAAGTATGACACCCATTATCTTGACAATCTACCAGAAGTATTCAAATATGGAAATGTCAATAAGAAGTCACGCACAGAGCCGCGTGCAGAGTCACTATCGTTGTATACTTGCTTGGAGGCTTTCCTGCGAGAAGAGCCTTTGGTACCTGAAGATATGTG GTATTGTCCGCAGTGCAAAGAGCGGAGACAAGCAAGCAAAAAGCTGGATCTATGGAGGCTTCCAGAAGTGCTAGTAATTCATTTAAAAAGGTTTTCCTACAGCAGATCTGTAAAACATAAACTGGAAAACTTTGTCAACTTCCCTATCCATGACCTCGACTTGACCAACTACGTAGCAAACAAGAATAGTGGTCGCCGGCAGCTCTATGAGCTCTACGCGTTGAGTAACCACTATGGTGGCATGGGAAGTGGACATTATACTGCACACATTAAG ATTCTAGAGGAGAACAGGTGGTATAACTTCGATGACAGTCATATATCTACGATAACTGAGGAAGAAGTGAAGTCGGCTGCTGCTTATGTATTTTTCTACAGAAGAGTCAAGGGAGAAGCTGGGTCCACGAGTAACGGATCTATCTCTCCTGCAGAACAGGAGAAACTTTCTTGCAAGAAGTAG